From Candidatus Eremiobacterota bacterium, the proteins below share one genomic window:
- the secD gene encoding protein translocase subunit SecD, whose translation MGGLKTKNLIYLFLILLATVGAALLIYNPKAHAFNIKLGLDLRSGTHIALQLLPREDPVTGKRTEIDDSIMKVSMEIFEKRLNPEGTQEILIQREGKDRIIIEIPEETDVKKAEDLIKQTGVLEFKEQYIDFTTKKQMWRTVLTGSYLKRNGATVNFENISGKPYVAFEFNNEGAKKFAEVTQRNKGQPLGIFFDGKLTDAPIVEEAITGGTGRISGGGMDTESCERLKVLLNAGALPVDVKILESMTVDPMLGKESLNASLIAGFIGLSFVIIFMIAYYRVPGVLADVALVVYTLMLLATMVIWKFVLTLPGIAGIILSIGMAVDANVLIFERLKEELWADKSISNAVDTGFKRAFTSILDGHVTTFIGAMILYFFGASSIKGFGLTLMLGTLWSLFTAVFFTRVFVDFTFLNDLVKNKKLYGA comes from the coding sequence ATGGGTGGCCTGAAGACCAAGAATCTCATCTACCTCTTCCTGATACTGCTGGCCACAGTGGGAGCAGCCCTCCTGATCTACAACCCGAAAGCCCATGCCTTTAACATAAAGCTTGGCCTAGACCTGCGCTCGGGAACTCACATCGCGCTGCAGCTCCTGCCCCGCGAGGACCCGGTGACCGGGAAGAGGACCGAGATAGACGACAGTATCATGAAGGTGTCAATGGAGATCTTTGAAAAGCGCCTCAATCCCGAGGGCACCCAGGAGATCCTGATCCAGCGCGAAGGCAAGGACAGGATAATCATCGAGATCCCCGAAGAGACCGATGTGAAGAAGGCCGAGGACCTCATCAAGCAGACCGGGGTCCTGGAATTCAAGGAGCAGTATATTGATTTCACCACGAAAAAGCAGATGTGGCGCACCGTGCTTACGGGCAGTTATCTGAAACGCAACGGCGCCACGGTGAACTTCGAGAACATCTCGGGGAAGCCCTATGTTGCCTTTGAATTCAACAATGAGGGGGCCAAGAAGTTTGCCGAGGTCACGCAGAGGAACAAAGGGCAACCTCTCGGCATCTTCTTTGACGGCAAGCTCACCGACGCTCCCATCGTCGAGGAGGCCATCACCGGCGGCACCGGAAGAATAAGCGGCGGCGGCATGGACACTGAGTCATGCGAGCGCCTCAAGGTGCTCCTCAACGCCGGCGCCCTGCCTGTGGACGTGAAGATCCTGGAAAGCATGACCGTTGACCCCATGCTCGGCAAGGAATCGCTCAACGCGAGCCTCATTGCGGGCTTCATCGGCCTCAGTTTTGTGATAATTTTCATGATAGCCTATTACCGCGTGCCGGGTGTCCTTGCCGACGTGGCCCTCGTGGTGTACACTCTCATGCTTCTGGCCACCATGGTGATCTGGAAGTTTGTCCTGACCCTCCCCGGCATAGCCGGCATCATACTCTCGATAGGCATGGCCGTTGATGCCAATGTGCTGATATTCGAGAGGCTCAAGGAGGAGCTCTGGGCTGACAAGAGCATCAGCAATGCCGTTGACACCGGTTTCAAGAGGGCCTTCACCTCGATCCTCGATGGCCACGTGACGACCTTTATCGGCGCAATGATTCTCTATTTCTTCGGGGCGAGCTCCATCAAGGGATTCGGTCTCACTCTCATGCTGGGAACCCTCTGGAGCCTCTTCACCGCAGTGTTCTTCACCAGAGTCTTTGTTGACTTTACTTTCCTCAATGACCTTGTCAAGAACAAGAAACTTTACGGAGCTTAA
- the rplU gene encoding 50S ribosomal protein L21, translated as MYAVVETGGKQVKVSPGDKIRIDRLDVKKGDTITLDKVIAFAKEGATVEVGTPYVEGAAVNGKVLRLAQAKKITSMRYRPKKRIRIIQGHRQKYALLEIASISKGGEVFEKAEKPPQEKPVKAPRKESPKGEKKKASAKADADKKAKKSGPPEESKS; from the coding sequence ATGTACGCGGTAGTGGAGACAGGCGGCAAACAGGTAAAAGTTTCCCCTGGTGACAAGATCAGAATTGACAGGCTTGATGTAAAGAAGGGCGATACGATAACTCTGGACAAGGTTATCGCTTTTGCGAAGGAAGGCGCCACTGTAGAAGTGGGAACGCCGTACGTGGAAGGCGCCGCCGTAAACGGCAAAGTGCTGCGCCTGGCCCAGGCCAAGAAGATTACCTCGATGCGCTACAGGCCGAAGAAAAGGATCAGGATTATCCAGGGGCACCGGCAGAAGTACGCCCTGCTGGAAATCGCGTCCATCAGCAAAGGAGGCGAGGTCTTTGAGAAGGCGGAAAAGCCTCCCCAGGAGAAACCGGTGAAGGCTCCCAGGAAAGAGTCGCCGAAGGGGGAGAAGAAGAAGGCCTCTGCAAAGGCAGATGCTGATAAGAAAGCCAAGAAGAGCGGCCCCCCCGAGGAGAGCAAGTCCTGA
- the tgt gene encoding tRNA guanosine(34) transglycosylase Tgt, with translation MGDLFFSVLRRDRESLARTGIMVTSRFQARTPVFMPVGTQATVKGLTPADLMAIDFPLILCNTYHLYLRPGSEVIKGVGGLHRFMAWSRGILTDSGGFQVFSLRDRITLSDEGVTFRSHIDGSEHFFSPELVMKIQEDLGADIIMPLDECVPHDAPEQYIRESLRRTHDWAARSLRTKSQGQLLFGIVQGGMFPALRKESAEVLTASDFSGFSVGGLSVGESKELMYHVLEETTPHLPEEKPRYLMGVGAPEDIIEGVARGIDMFDCVLPTRMGRTGTFLTSLGKVVIKNARYRNDGQPVDPQCRCYTCQKFSRAYLRHLFMVDEMLGPQLATMHNLYFLRRLMDLIRHAVEEGTFSRFRRDFLERYLGGGESDLP, from the coding sequence ATGGGCGATCTGTTTTTTTCAGTGCTCAGGAGGGACAGGGAGTCCCTGGCCCGCACCGGCATCATGGTGACTTCCAGGTTCCAGGCGAGGACCCCGGTCTTCATGCCCGTGGGAACCCAGGCAACAGTGAAGGGCCTCACACCTGCCGATCTGATGGCAATAGATTTTCCCCTGATTCTCTGCAACACCTATCATCTCTACCTGAGGCCCGGCTCCGAGGTGATAAAGGGAGTGGGCGGCCTTCACCGCTTCATGGCGTGGAGCAGGGGGATTCTTACCGACAGCGGGGGGTTCCAGGTCTTCAGCCTGAGGGACAGGATTACCCTCAGCGATGAAGGGGTTACCTTCCGCTCCCATATCGACGGCTCGGAGCACTTTTTCTCGCCCGAGCTTGTCATGAAAATCCAGGAAGATCTCGGTGCCGATATCATCATGCCCCTTGATGAGTGCGTGCCTCACGATGCCCCGGAGCAGTATATAAGGGAGTCGCTCCGGCGCACCCATGACTGGGCCGCCAGAAGCCTCAGGACCAAAAGCCAGGGGCAGCTTCTCTTTGGCATTGTCCAGGGAGGGATGTTCCCGGCCCTCAGGAAGGAAAGTGCCGAAGTGCTCACCGCCTCGGATTTTTCCGGTTTTTCCGTGGGAGGCCTCAGCGTGGGGGAGTCAAAGGAGCTGATGTACCATGTGCTTGAAGAGACGACACCCCATCTCCCGGAAGAGAAGCCCCGTTACCTTATGGGCGTCGGTGCACCTGAGGACATAATCGAAGGCGTGGCGAGGGGTATTGACATGTTTGACTGCGTGCTTCCGACGCGGATGGGCAGGACAGGCACTTTTCTGACTTCCCTGGGTAAAGTGGTGATCAAAAATGCCCGTTACCGAAATGACGGACAGCCTGTGGACCCCCAGTGCCGCTGCTATACCTGCCAGAAATTCAGCCGCGCCTACCTGCGGCACCTCTTCATGGTCGATGAGATGCTGGGACCTCAGCTCGCCACCATGCACAATCTCTATTTCCTCCGCCGCCTTATGGACCTGATCCGCCATGCCGTTGAAGAGGGCACCTTCTCCCGCTTCCGGAGGGACTTCCTGGAAAGGTACCTCGGCGGGGGGGAGAGCGACTTGCCGTGA
- a CDS encoding ankyrin repeat domain-containing protein codes for MIRRLAGFLLVLSGMMLLAAASARAGAIHKAVEEGNKGRVRALLERDPALANAEDLYGWTPLHTAATKGYDDIIVILLSCGASINARANNGHTPLHKAAWNGHLSTVELLVSRKADINAKSMNGNTPLHAASYGGNREVVSFLIRKGARVKEKALNGQTALHTAASAGRVKVVILLLEQGVPLEEKDKQGRTALHCAVAEGQKAVVELLLLRRADISAKDSKGMTPLALARSLGKKDVEAVLIKPPGNTRRGK; via the coding sequence ATGATCAGGCGCCTCGCAGGTTTTCTCCTTGTGCTTTCGGGGATGATGCTCCTTGCCGCGGCCTCGGCCCGGGCAGGGGCCATCCACAAGGCTGTCGAGGAGGGGAACAAGGGGCGCGTGAGAGCTCTCCTTGAGCGGGACCCCGCCCTTGCCAATGCCGAAGACCTTTACGGGTGGACGCCCCTTCACACTGCGGCGACGAAAGGCTACGACGATATCATCGTCATCCTCCTCTCCTGTGGCGCCTCCATCAATGCCCGCGCCAACAACGGCCACACGCCCCTCCACAAGGCGGCCTGGAACGGCCACCTCTCAACAGTCGAGCTCCTTGTCTCAAGGAAAGCCGATATCAACGCGAAAAGCATGAACGGGAACACGCCCCTCCATGCCGCCTCATACGGCGGCAACAGGGAAGTGGTGTCATTTCTCATCAGGAAAGGGGCGCGGGTGAAGGAGAAGGCCCTGAACGGCCAGACTGCCCTCCATACGGCTGCCTCTGCAGGGAGGGTAAAAGTGGTGATCCTTCTTCTTGAGCAGGGCGTCCCCCTCGAGGAAAAGGACAAGCAGGGGCGCACAGCCCTTCACTGCGCAGTGGCTGAAGGTCAGAAAGCCGTCGTGGAGCTTCTTCTTTTAAGGAGAGCCGATATTTCGGCAAAAGACTCGAAAGGGATGACGCCCCTGGCGCTTGCCCGTTCTCTCGGGAAAAAGGATGTTGAGGCTGTCCTTATAAAGCCTCCCGGGAACACTCGCAGGGGAAAATGA
- a CDS encoding phospholipid carrier-dependent glycosyltransferase has product MAERENPEKAQGGRIAPLDLAIIAALLLLAVLLRAYHLGFPPKLYFDEIYYARAADAYIEGKEDPNWVHPPLGKILIAGGILLNRSFTDAMAALGYGPPIKSAADWRTACMIFGSLMIPLIYLLALRLFRNRYAASLSAFLLTIEFLHFVESRISMIDIFLGFFMLCGSYFAWRFIESSAPSSKYLFLSAACFGLSAACKWSGVFGAFGAYLCMVLLKDTHREKEAFAALEAKAADEGSEKKRGPWKDLLARGLVKLPRALTIAAVFFLFGLTMQVLSFVPFFLTGGTLSKALGYYSQTLNFHYHQKWEHPYLSKMWMWPLMIRPIWYLFDEVKGTVYGIVAMGSPLFWWGFLIFFVELVILTWYERRKEQFFLIVSYLTPYIFWIISNKGGFFYYMTPCAAWMCLIVAGGMDRWRETKAGRVMGWLFLATLVFFFVLFYSILAGFPIPRALFNKLMWTRSWI; this is encoded by the coding sequence ATGGCTGAGAGGGAAAACCCTGAAAAGGCTCAAGGGGGAAGGATTGCTCCCCTTGACTTGGCCATTATCGCGGCTCTGCTCCTTCTCGCTGTTCTGCTTCGGGCCTATCACCTCGGCTTTCCACCCAAGCTCTATTTTGATGAGATCTATTATGCGAGGGCTGCCGATGCCTATATCGAAGGGAAGGAAGACCCCAACTGGGTTCATCCCCCTCTCGGAAAGATTCTGATAGCCGGGGGGATTCTGCTGAACAGGTCCTTCACCGATGCCATGGCGGCCCTGGGGTACGGTCCTCCCATTAAGTCTGCCGCTGACTGGCGCACGGCCTGCATGATTTTCGGGTCCCTCATGATACCCCTTATCTACCTGCTGGCGCTCCGCCTCTTCAGGAACCGCTATGCGGCCTCGCTCTCAGCCTTTCTGCTCACTATCGAGTTCCTTCATTTTGTCGAGAGCAGAATCTCCATGATTGACATCTTTCTCGGCTTTTTCATGCTCTGCGGCTCCTATTTCGCCTGGCGCTTCATTGAAAGCTCCGCGCCCTCCTCAAAGTATCTGTTTCTTTCGGCGGCATGCTTCGGGCTCTCGGCGGCCTGCAAGTGGAGCGGCGTATTCGGCGCCTTCGGGGCCTACCTGTGCATGGTTCTCCTTAAGGACACTCACCGTGAAAAGGAAGCCTTTGCGGCGCTTGAGGCAAAAGCCGCTGATGAAGGCTCAGAGAAAAAGCGGGGACCCTGGAAGGACCTCCTTGCCAGGGGCCTTGTCAAGCTGCCAAGGGCTCTCACGATTGCGGCGGTCTTTTTCCTTTTCGGCCTCACCATGCAGGTCCTCTCGTTCGTTCCCTTTTTCCTCACGGGAGGAACATTGAGCAAGGCCCTGGGATACTATTCGCAGACCCTTAACTTCCATTACCACCAGAAGTGGGAACATCCCTACCTCTCAAAGATGTGGATGTGGCCCCTCATGATACGGCCCATATGGTATCTTTTCGACGAGGTCAAGGGAACGGTCTATGGCATTGTGGCCATGGGATCACCCCTTTTCTGGTGGGGATTTCTTATCTTTTTCGTCGAGCTCGTGATCCTCACATGGTATGAGAGGAGAAAAGAGCAGTTTTTCCTCATCGTTTCCTACCTGACTCCCTATATCTTCTGGATTATCAGCAACAAGGGAGGATTTTTCTACTACATGACGCCATGTGCAGCCTGGATGTGCCTTATTGTGGCGGGAGGAATGGACCGATGGCGTGAGACAAAGGCGGGCAGGGTCATGGGCTGGCTTTTTCTTGCGACCCTTGTATTCTTTTTCGTGCTTTTTTACTCGATTCTTGCAGGTTTTCCCATACCCCGGGCTCTCTTTAACAAGCTGATGTGGACGCGAAGCTGGATATGA
- a CDS encoding RluA family pseudouridine synthase, with product MSTVTIEISPDDYGKRIDIVLAGHLAISRNQVQRLIERGGVLLSGDFPEVSDRLKKSDTIVVELLPPERSQVLPENIPLAILYEDEWVAVVNKPRGMAAHPGAGRYSGTLVNALLYAIKDLSGIGGVERPGIVHRLDRDTSGVMVIAKNDGAHAHLSLQFAERQVKKEYLALVHGEVREAERDIVAPIGRHPVKRKKMAVSREGRFAHTRWEVVERFRGYSLLKVRTLTGRTHQIRVHLTSTGFPLVGDEIYGVRENPWHFRGHALHAARLEFMHPRSGQAMEFEAPLCGELQELLFKLRRDLFQA from the coding sequence ATGAGCACTGTTACCATAGAGATTTCGCCCGATGATTATGGAAAAAGGATTGATATCGTGCTTGCCGGCCATCTTGCCATTTCGAGAAACCAGGTGCAGCGCCTTATTGAGAGGGGAGGCGTGCTGCTGTCAGGTGATTTCCCCGAGGTCAGTGACAGGCTTAAGAAGAGTGACACCATCGTGGTGGAGCTCCTTCCCCCTGAGAGGTCCCAGGTCCTTCCCGAGAATATTCCCCTCGCCATACTTTACGAGGATGAGTGGGTCGCCGTGGTGAACAAGCCCCGCGGGATGGCTGCTCATCCCGGCGCGGGAAGGTACAGCGGCACCCTTGTCAACGCTCTTCTTTACGCCATAAAAGATCTCTCCGGAATAGGGGGCGTGGAGCGCCCCGGCATAGTCCACCGCCTTGACAGGGACACCTCGGGGGTCATGGTGATTGCCAAGAATGACGGAGCGCACGCCCACCTTTCCCTCCAGTTCGCCGAGCGGCAGGTGAAGAAGGAATATCTTGCCCTGGTCCATGGAGAGGTGAGGGAGGCGGAGCGTGATATTGTGGCCCCTATCGGGAGGCACCCGGTAAAGCGCAAGAAGATGGCCGTCTCGAGGGAGGGAAGGTTCGCCCACACGAGGTGGGAGGTGGTGGAGCGGTTCAGGGGCTATTCCCTTCTCAAGGTCCGCACCCTCACGGGAAGAACGCACCAGATAAGGGTACACCTCACCAGCACCGGGTTTCCCCTCGTGGGTGATGAAATTTACGGGGTCCGGGAGAATCCATGGCATTTCAGGGGGCATGCGCTCCATGCCGCAAGGCTTGAATTCATGCATCCCCGGAGCGGCCAGGCCATGGAGTTCGAGGCGCCACTTTGCGGCGAGCTTCAGGAACTCCTTTTCAAGCTGCGCAGAGATCTTTTCCAAGCCTGA
- the ileS gene encoding isoleucine--tRNA ligase, with protein MEYSTTLNLPKTSFPMKADLPRNEPAILSFWQGQAIYEKLRKHRQGREKFILHDGPPYSNGPIHMGQALNKILKDITVKYRSALGFDSPYVPGWDTHGLPNEIQAIKTYKINRREIDPIDLRAKCRESALHFLDVQRGQFIRLGIQGDFDHPYRTLDPVYEAAIVRVFGQMAKKGHVYRGLKPVHWCPVCETALAEAEIEYRDKRSPSIFVKFPIKSGAKKLFPSWEGPFSVLIWTTTPWTLPGNLAIALNPGADYVLVKASGEAYLVAESLLPSVVASTGLGEYELLGKVKGSALEGEKALHPFLERDSLIINCDYVVLDDPEAGGTGCVHTAPGHGAEDFEAGLKYSLPVLVPVDDRGFLTDEAGPFKGLRYEEANEHIIAHMAQSGHLLHRGTKEHSYPHCWRCRGPVIFRATRQWFIAVDVERLRERAMEAIKQTRWIPSWGEERIYNMVKTRPDWCISRQRIWGTPIPAFYCDACHEAIFTNDSFEAVEKLFLAEGADSWYRKQAAEILPRGFECPHCHGRSFTKEMDIFDVWFESGVSHEAVCAVREQLRWPSDLYLEGSDQHRGWFQVSLLPAMATRGKAPYKAVLTHGWVLDEKGHTMHKSLGNVIDPMQMVEKYGADILRLFFASVDYTADIKIYHDAILQVAEVYKKIRNTCRFMLGNLYDFDPKEHAVKESDLLEIDRWILQQKHYLVKKLDEAYGNYQFHVVYYHLHNFCAIQLSSMYMDVVKDRLYVSPPGSLARRSAQTALYETLRDLTVVMYPILSFTSEEIWQNYFKPRQSLESVQLAEWPADRGNFLTTDEESKWNFYSELRDQVYFLIEELRKEKVIKQSLEARIEIYPDEKRHEMLAFDSELLKRFFIVSQLKVHGAGDNAPEESRPLELFPEIRVTVKRAPGEKCARCWNYDEKPLDQGEFPGICERCIAAVKEIEKVG; from the coding sequence GTGGAGTACAGCACAACCCTGAACCTGCCCAAGACCTCGTTTCCCATGAAGGCCGATCTTCCCAGGAATGAGCCCGCCATCCTCAGTTTCTGGCAGGGGCAGGCCATCTATGAGAAGCTCAGAAAGCACCGGCAAGGTCGAGAAAAGTTCATCCTCCATGACGGCCCTCCCTACTCGAACGGTCCCATCCACATGGGACAGGCCCTCAATAAAATCCTCAAGGATATTACGGTGAAATACCGGTCGGCCCTTGGCTTTGACTCACCCTATGTTCCCGGATGGGATACCCATGGGCTTCCCAACGAGATACAGGCCATCAAGACATACAAGATAAACCGCAGGGAGATCGACCCCATCGATCTGAGGGCGAAATGCCGGGAATCGGCCCTCCATTTCCTTGATGTGCAGCGCGGGCAGTTCATAAGGCTCGGCATCCAGGGAGACTTTGACCATCCTTACCGCACCCTCGATCCTGTCTATGAAGCGGCCATTGTGCGCGTCTTCGGGCAGATGGCAAAAAAGGGGCACGTGTACCGGGGCCTCAAGCCTGTCCACTGGTGCCCCGTCTGCGAGACGGCCCTTGCCGAAGCAGAGATAGAATACCGTGACAAACGCTCTCCCTCGATATTCGTAAAGTTTCCCATAAAAAGCGGTGCAAAAAAGCTCTTTCCCTCCTGGGAAGGCCCCTTCTCGGTGCTTATCTGGACCACGACGCCGTGGACTCTCCCGGGGAACCTTGCCATCGCCCTCAATCCCGGTGCAGACTATGTGCTGGTGAAAGCAAGCGGTGAGGCATACCTTGTTGCCGAATCCCTTCTTCCCTCGGTGGTCGCATCGACTGGCCTGGGTGAATACGAGCTTCTCGGGAAAGTGAAGGGCTCAGCCCTCGAAGGGGAGAAGGCCCTCCACCCTTTCCTGGAGAGAGACTCCCTCATCATCAACTGCGACTATGTGGTGCTTGACGATCCCGAGGCCGGCGGCACGGGGTGCGTTCACACGGCCCCGGGCCATGGCGCCGAGGATTTTGAGGCGGGCCTCAAGTACAGCCTGCCGGTCCTGGTGCCTGTCGATGACAGGGGATTTCTGACCGACGAGGCGGGCCCCTTCAAGGGCCTCAGGTATGAAGAGGCAAATGAGCATATCATAGCCCACATGGCCCAGAGCGGCCACCTCCTCCACAGGGGCACCAAGGAGCACTCCTATCCCCATTGCTGGCGGTGCCGCGGCCCCGTCATATTCAGGGCCACGAGGCAGTGGTTTATTGCCGTTGACGTGGAGCGCCTCAGGGAACGTGCCATGGAAGCCATCAAGCAGACCAGGTGGATCCCTTCGTGGGGCGAGGAGCGCATCTACAATATGGTGAAGACCAGGCCCGACTGGTGCATCTCGCGCCAGAGGATATGGGGAACGCCCATTCCCGCCTTTTACTGCGACGCCTGCCACGAGGCCATATTCACCAATGATTCCTTCGAAGCCGTTGAGAAGCTCTTCCTGGCCGAGGGCGCTGACTCATGGTACCGCAAGCAGGCCGCCGAAATACTCCCCCGGGGCTTTGAGTGCCCCCACTGCCATGGCCGCTCCTTCACCAAGGAGATGGACATCTTTGATGTCTGGTTTGAGTCAGGCGTGAGCCATGAAGCTGTCTGCGCCGTCAGGGAGCAGCTGCGCTGGCCTTCCGATCTCTACCTCGAAGGGAGTGACCAGCATCGCGGCTGGTTCCAGGTTTCCCTTCTGCCGGCAATGGCCACCCGCGGGAAGGCCCCCTACAAGGCCGTCCTCACCCACGGCTGGGTTCTTGATGAAAAGGGCCACACCATGCACAAATCTCTCGGGAATGTCATTGATCCGATGCAGATGGTGGAGAAATACGGCGCCGATATTCTCAGGCTCTTCTTCGCCTCGGTGGATTACACGGCTGATATAAAGATATACCACGATGCCATTCTGCAGGTGGCGGAGGTCTACAAGAAGATAAGGAACACCTGCCGGTTCATGCTCGGGAACCTCTATGATTTCGATCCGAAAGAGCACGCGGTGAAAGAGAGCGATCTCCTGGAGATAGACCGGTGGATTCTTCAGCAGAAGCACTACCTTGTAAAAAAACTTGATGAAGCTTATGGGAACTACCAGTTCCACGTGGTCTACTATCACCTTCACAATTTCTGCGCAATACAGCTCAGCTCGATGTACATGGACGTGGTGAAGGACCGGCTCTACGTGTCGCCGCCTGGTTCCCTGGCGCGCCGCTCTGCGCAGACAGCCCTCTACGAGACGCTCAGGGATCTCACGGTGGTCATGTATCCCATTTTGAGCTTCACCTCCGAGGAGATATGGCAGAACTATTTCAAGCCCCGCCAGTCCCTCGAGAGCGTGCAGCTTGCCGAGTGGCCCGCCGACCGGGGAAACTTCCTCACCACCGATGAGGAGAGCAAGTGGAATTTCTACTCCGAGCTCAGGGACCAGGTGTATTTCCTTATAGAGGAGCTCAGAAAAGAGAAGGTGATCAAGCAGTCCCTCGAGGCCCGGATAGAGATATACCCCGACGAGAAGCGCCACGAGATGCTTGCCTTTGACAGCGAGCTTTTAAAGAGGTTTTTCATCGTGTCGCAGCTTAAGGTCCACGGAGCAGGCGATAATGCCCCTGAGGAGAGCAGGCCTCTTGAGCTCTTCCCCGAGATAAGGGTCACGGTGAAAAGAGCCCCGGGAGAGAAATGCGCCCGCTGCTGGAACTATGATGAAAAGCCTCTCGATCAAGGCGAGTTCCCTGGGATATGCGAGCGCTGCATTGCCGCCGTGAAAGAAATCGAAAAAGTGGGTTGA
- the lgt gene encoding prolipoprotein diacylglyceryl transferase, producing MHRVFAKIHEFEIYSYGVFLVLGFLAGIGFAIWRNRNRVVKNDDILDIGFYLIIGGVVGARFVYVLLHLSEYLKHPISMFNVREGGLAWHGGFLGGLVAFIIYSKVKKINLYEFLDLCAAPVILGLAIGRIGCFLNGCCLGMETTSHWGMVFRDAGYVTPRYPTQLYELVLDLAVVVFLLWWEKRKKFTGEIILMMFCSYSVVRFIVEIFRESPPRIAGLSLAQYSSIILFVVTALIVYLLRKKAPDAKKSLSKKG from the coding sequence ATGCATCGGGTATTTGCGAAAATCCATGAGTTTGAGATATACTCCTACGGAGTGTTCCTTGTCCTGGGCTTTCTTGCCGGGATCGGCTTCGCCATATGGCGTAACAGGAACAGGGTCGTCAAGAACGACGACATCCTCGATATCGGGTTCTACCTGATCATCGGCGGAGTCGTGGGCGCCAGGTTTGTCTATGTGCTCCTTCACCTCAGCGAGTATCTGAAGCACCCGATCTCTATGTTCAATGTGCGCGAAGGGGGGCTTGCCTGGCATGGCGGCTTCCTGGGGGGGCTTGTGGCCTTCATCATCTATTCAAAGGTGAAGAAAATCAATCTCTATGAGTTTCTGGATCTCTGCGCGGCTCCCGTCATTCTGGGCCTTGCCATAGGGCGGATTGGCTGCTTCCTCAACGGCTGCTGCCTTGGCATGGAAACGACAAGCCACTGGGGCATGGTGTTCCGTGACGCGGGGTATGTCACTCCCCGTTATCCCACCCAGCTCTATGAGCTCGTGCTGGACCTTGCTGTCGTGGTGTTCCTTCTCTGGTGGGAAAAGAGGAAGAAGTTCACCGGGGAGATTATCCTGATGATGTTCTGCTCATATTCCGTGGTGCGCTTCATTGTGGAGATATTCCGGGAAAGCCCGCCCAGGATAGCGGGCCTCTCTCTTGCCCAGTACTCAAGCATCATCCTCTTTGTTGTGACGGCGCTCATCGTGTATCTGCTGAGAAAAAAGGCGCCTGATGCGAAGAAAAGCTTATCAAAAAAAGGATAA
- a CDS encoding ribosomal-processing cysteine protease Prp, with the protein MTIEVILDTKRNVTAFHVRGHAQPPFEESEDMACAAVSALLQTAVIALKKLTGGGKFYFKRKGCLSLMLPCALEGEACGKALFLLDSVYLGIREIARAYPEYIYLEEVLEEARKNTVSRGKKPHTQISMRRRMSNG; encoded by the coding sequence ATGACCATAGAGGTTATCCTTGATACGAAGAGAAATGTGACGGCCTTTCATGTGAGAGGTCACGCCCAGCCTCCTTTTGAGGAGAGCGAGGATATGGCCTGCGCTGCCGTATCGGCTCTCCTGCAGACGGCCGTCATTGCGCTGAAAAAGCTCACCGGCGGGGGGAAATTTTACTTTAAAAGAAAGGGATGCCTTTCTCTCATGCTTCCCTGCGCACTCGAAGGCGAGGCCTGCGGGAAAGCCCTCTTTCTCCTCGACTCGGTGTACCTCGGCATCAGGGAGATTGCCAGGGCTTACCCTGAATATATTTACCTCGAGGAGGTTTTGGAGGAGGCGAGAAAGAATACTGTATCCCGGGGAAAGAAGCCTCATACACAGATATCAATGCGAAGGAGGATGAGCAATGGTTGA
- the lspA gene encoding signal peptidase II has translation MSKLVRSVILFIPLAFLVIALDRFTKMLVLTSLAPLESRPLVGRLILITHIHNFGGAFGLFSHMAFFFVVMGVIVPLLIVIFFKKLVAKGRGWIVAAALIMGGALGNLIDRVTYGYVVDFINIRVWPIFNVADIAITMGIIILFISMITEGNEAPSSPKAPSPQGESDASGICENP, from the coding sequence GTGAGCAAACTTGTAAGGTCCGTCATACTCTTCATACCGCTTGCATTCCTGGTAATTGCCCTTGACAGGTTCACCAAGATGCTGGTCCTCACCTCGCTTGCGCCTCTTGAGTCCAGGCCTCTTGTGGGCCGCCTGATCCTTATCACCCATATCCACAATTTCGGCGGAGCCTTCGGCCTTTTCTCCCACATGGCCTTTTTCTTTGTCGTGATGGGAGTCATCGTGCCTCTGCTCATCGTCATTTTTTTCAAGAAGCTTGTGGCGAAGGGAAGGGGATGGATCGTGGCCGCGGCGCTGATAATGGGCGGCGCCCTGGGGAACCTGATAGACAGGGTAACCTACGGCTATGTGGTGGATTTTATCAATATAAGAGTCTGGCCCATCTTCAACGTGGCTGATATTGCCATCACGATGGGCATTATCATACTTTTTATCTCCATGATAACCGAGGGGAACGAGGCGCCATCATCACCGAAGGCACCATCCCCCCAGGGAGAGAGCGATGCATCGGGTATTTGCGAAAATCCATGA